The following are from one region of the Veillonella nakazawae genome:
- a CDS encoding RHS repeat-associated core domain-containing protein, whose amino-acid sequence MQNQYVDRKTGLHYNLMRYYEPEAGRFVNQDPIKYLGGTNFYTYAFSIVNWVDFLGLNPFRVFCKVTIIV is encoded by the coding sequence CTGCAAAACCAATATGTCGACCGTAAGACGGGGCTGCATTACAACCTGATGCGTTATTACGAGCCAGAGGCCGGGCGGTTTGTGAATCAGGATCCTATTAAATATTTAGGAGGTACAAATTTTTATACTTATGCATTTAGTATCGTAAATTGGGTAGATTTTCTAGGATTAAATCCCTTTAGAGTGTTTTGCAAAGTTACAATAATTGTTTAA